One part of the Salvelinus fontinalis isolate EN_2023a chromosome 4, ASM2944872v1, whole genome shotgun sequence genome encodes these proteins:
- the LOC129853236 gene encoding guanine deaminase-like isoform X2 produces the protein MPGMVDTHIHASQYSYAGTALDMPLLQWLQMYTFPVEACYKDLEFARNVYTHVVKRTLRNGTTTACYFATIHTDASLLLGQIANDFGQRALVGKVCMDTNNLIPHYKETPEESEGETNRFIGELLKKKYQLVRPVVTPRFALSCSAALLGHLGEIAQNNDLHIQSHISETKEEVNLVKELFPDYDSYTDVYHRHNLLTDKTVMAHGCHLTDGELKLFRETGASIAHCPNSNISLCSGMLDVRRVLNHKVKLGLGTDVAGGYSPSMLDAVRRTLDTSKALTIQDTQYQTLTFEEVFRLATLGGSQALSLDENTGNFEVGKDFDALRVNTDAAGGPIDLINHGEGPKVLLEKFLNLGDDRNIVEVYVAGKRVVPFVERP, from the exons ATGCCAGGGATGGTGGACACCCACATCCACGCATCTCAGTACAGCTATGCAGGCACAGCCCTTGACATGCCCCTGCTACAGTGGCTCCAAATGTACACCTTCCCAGTGGAGGCCTGCTACAAAGACCTGGAGTTCGCACGCAACGTCTACACCCATGTTGTG AAAAGAACCCTGAGAAATGGTACGACTACGGCCTGCTACTTTGCCACCATACACACCGATGCTTCTCTCCTGTTGGGCCAAATCGCAA ACGATTTTGGACAGCGTGCCCTTGTGGGCAAGGTGTGTATGGACACAAACAACTTAATCCCACATTACAAAGAGACGCCAGAGGAGTCTGAAGGGGAAACTAACAG GTTCATTGGTGAGCTCTTGAAGAAGAAG TACCAGCTTGTGAGGCCAGTGGTGACTCCGCGCTTCGCCCTGTCCTGCTCCGCCGCTTTGCTGGGCCACCTGGGAGAGATCGCCCAGAACAACGACCTGCACATCCAG AGTCACATCAGTGAGACGAAGGAGGAGGTGAATCTGGTGAAGGAGCTGTTCCCAGACTATGACTCCTACACAGATGTCTACCACAGACACAACCTTCTCACAGACAAG ACGGTGATGGCTCATGGTTGTCACCTGACCGATGGAGAGCTGAAGCTGTTCAGGGAGACAGGGGCGTCCATCGCTCACTGTCCCAATTCCAACATCTC GTTGTGCAGTGGTATGCTAGATGTCCGCAGGGTTCTGAACCACAAAGTAAAGCTAGGGCTTGGCACAG ATGTGGCAGGAGGATACTCTCCTTCTATGTTGGATGCTGTGCGGAGAACACTGGACACCTCTAAAGCCTTGACCATCCAGGACACGCAGTACCAAACGCTCACCTTCGAGGAGGTCTTCAGACTGGCCACACTGGGAGGCAGCCAAG CCCTGTCCCTGGATGAGAATACAGGAAACTTTGAGGTGGGGAAAGACTTTGACGCTCTGCGGGTGAACACGGATGCAGCAGGAGGACCCATTGACCTCATCAATCACGGGGAGGGGCCTAAG GTGCTCCTGGAGAAGTTCTTGAATTTGG GGGATGATCGTAATATTGTGGAGGTGTACGTGGCAGGGAAGCGAGTGGTCCCATTCGTAGAGAGACCATAG
- the LOC129853236 gene encoding guanine deaminase-like isoform X1, which yields MSSNESAAGIAHVYRGTFVHATNHTAVEILEDRLLGVDTEGKIAFIGSGKEVDRLSQKWGFEAFAVTQLGQHEFFMPGMVDTHIHASQYSYAGTALDMPLLQWLQMYTFPVEACYKDLEFARNVYTHVVKRTLRNGTTTACYFATIHTDASLLLGQIANDFGQRALVGKVCMDTNNLIPHYKETPEESEGETNRFIGELLKKKYQLVRPVVTPRFALSCSAALLGHLGEIAQNNDLHIQSHISETKEEVNLVKELFPDYDSYTDVYHRHNLLTDKTVMAHGCHLTDGELKLFRETGASIAHCPNSNISLCSGMLDVRRVLNHKVKLGLGTDVAGGYSPSMLDAVRRTLDTSKALTIQDTQYQTLTFEEVFRLATLGGSQALSLDENTGNFEVGKDFDALRVNTDAAGGPIDLINHGEGPKVLLEKFLNLGDDRNIVEVYVAGKRVVPFVERP from the exons ATGAGCTCCAACGAATCTGCTGCGGGAATTGCGCACGTCTACAGGGGAACATTTGTGCACGCCACCAATCACACAGCCGTGGAAATTCTGGAGGATAGGCTACTGGGAGTCGACACCGAGGGGAAG ATTGCTTTCATTGGGAGTGGGAAGGAAGTGGACCGTCTGTCACAGAAGTGGGGTTTTGAGGCCTTTGCTGTTACACAGCTTGGACAGCA TGAGTTCTTCATGCCAGGGATGGTGGACACCCACATCCACGCATCTCAGTACAGCTATGCAGGCACAGCCCTTGACATGCCCCTGCTACAGTGGCTCCAAATGTACACCTTCCCAGTGGAGGCCTGCTACAAAGACCTGGAGTTCGCACGCAACGTCTACACCCATGTTGTG AAAAGAACCCTGAGAAATGGTACGACTACGGCCTGCTACTTTGCCACCATACACACCGATGCTTCTCTCCTGTTGGGCCAAATCGCAA ACGATTTTGGACAGCGTGCCCTTGTGGGCAAGGTGTGTATGGACACAAACAACTTAATCCCACATTACAAAGAGACGCCAGAGGAGTCTGAAGGGGAAACTAACAG GTTCATTGGTGAGCTCTTGAAGAAGAAG TACCAGCTTGTGAGGCCAGTGGTGACTCCGCGCTTCGCCCTGTCCTGCTCCGCCGCTTTGCTGGGCCACCTGGGAGAGATCGCCCAGAACAACGACCTGCACATCCAG AGTCACATCAGTGAGACGAAGGAGGAGGTGAATCTGGTGAAGGAGCTGTTCCCAGACTATGACTCCTACACAGATGTCTACCACAGACACAACCTTCTCACAGACAAG ACGGTGATGGCTCATGGTTGTCACCTGACCGATGGAGAGCTGAAGCTGTTCAGGGAGACAGGGGCGTCCATCGCTCACTGTCCCAATTCCAACATCTC GTTGTGCAGTGGTATGCTAGATGTCCGCAGGGTTCTGAACCACAAAGTAAAGCTAGGGCTTGGCACAG ATGTGGCAGGAGGATACTCTCCTTCTATGTTGGATGCTGTGCGGAGAACACTGGACACCTCTAAAGCCTTGACCATCCAGGACACGCAGTACCAAACGCTCACCTTCGAGGAGGTCTTCAGACTGGCCACACTGGGAGGCAGCCAAG CCCTGTCCCTGGATGAGAATACAGGAAACTTTGAGGTGGGGAAAGACTTTGACGCTCTGCGGGTGAACACGGATGCAGCAGGAGGACCCATTGACCTCATCAATCACGGGGAGGGGCCTAAG GTGCTCCTGGAGAAGTTCTTGAATTTGG GGGATGATCGTAATATTGTGGAGGTGTACGTGGCAGGGAAGCGAGTGGTCCCATTCGTAGAGAGACCATAG
- the LOC129853238 gene encoding uncharacterized protein C9orf85 homolog, with translation MSSQKGNASRSRGQKHQNTTAYKNDKYGASVQVKIANSKVHDGLCQRCKEVIEWKVKYNKYKSLTQPRTCVKCSQKTVKDAYHVICKPCALKLELCAKCGKKEDIVIPVDTKKQEEEEDTNQKKTGCTLRKKDLDEFDNEDFGNLSSDYEDFASDSGLENGGGKAPIADMAHVSFKD, from the exons ATGAGTTCTCAAAAAGGCAACGCATCTCGCTCGCGAGGACAGAAGCACCAAAACACGACTGCTTACAAGAACGACAAATATGGAGCAAGTGTTCAAGTAAAG ATAGCAAACTCAAAGGTCCACGACGGGTTGTGCCAACGCTGCAAGGAAGTTATTGAGTGGAAAGTCAAGTACAACAAATACAAATCCCTCACCCAACCCCGAACATG TGTGAAATGTTCTCAGAAGACCGTGAAGGATGCGTATCACGTCATTTGTAAACCCTGTGCCCTGAAGCTGGAGCTTTGTGCCAAGTGTGGGAAGAAAGAGGACATCGTAATTCC GGTTGACACAAAGaagcaggaagaggaggaagacaccAACCAAAAGAAGACAGGATGCACTCTGAGGAAGAAAGACTTAGATGAGTTTGACAATGAGGATTTTGGCAACTTGAGCAGTGACTATGAGGACTTTGCCAGTGACTCAGGTCTTGAGAATGGAGGAGGCAAGGCCCCTATCGCTGATATGGCACATGTTAGTTTCAAAGACTGA